A region from the Manihot esculenta cultivar AM560-2 chromosome 13, M.esculenta_v8, whole genome shotgun sequence genome encodes:
- the LOC110607469 gene encoding E3 ubiquitin-protein ligase RHA2B codes for MASLSEILSRLYTVAIVFFCLLALEAVILFRSVTASIANSDKRSVISTSQYLQLIEEKYPSTLYKEKLRQQSLIECAVCLSEFLEGERVRKLKCKHTFHRDCLDKWLQQYLATCPLCRTKVLPDEIVADFHRLQDQIDQYDGSDDEIIFLLSALHGNGLQRIF; via the coding sequence ATGGCAAGTCTCTCAGAAATCCTCTCTCGCCTCTACACCGTAGCCATAGTCTTCTTCTGCCTCCTCGCGCTCGAAGCCGTAATCCTTTTCCGGTCGGTCACCGCAAGCATCGCGAATTCGGATAAGCGAAGCGTAATAAGCACAAGCCAATATCTGCAGCTGATTGAAGAGAAATATCCATCGACTCTCTACAAAGAAAAGCTGAGGCAGCAATCGTTAATAGAATGCGCTGTTTGTTTATCTGAATTTTTGGAAGGGGAAAGGGTTAGGAAATTGAAATGTAAGCACACATTTCACAGAGATTGCCTTGACAAATGGCTGCAGCAATATTTGGCTACTTGCCCTCTTTGCAGGACAAAGGTTTTGCCTGATGAGATTGTTGCTGATTTTCATCGCCTTCAAGATCAGATCGATCAATACGATGGGAGTGATGATGAGATCATTTTCTTGCTTTCTGCTTTACATGGTAATGGTTTACAGAGAATTTTTTAG